One genomic window of Hymenobacter sp. J193 includes the following:
- a CDS encoding tol-pal system YbgF family protein translates to MTGLAWLLNTFHQLRWPLLLGPLALLWLPWPAAGAGQAAAERQAPATGALDPLTGFNFQLTPAARRAYSELLKLRPAPARALLLSEQQRAAGSAGTLLVADCIEFTELMVTQDARRYEPLIEAQDERLAQLEKSPEQTALRAYAAAEIRLHQAAAQVAFQHEIQGAWSMRQAYAGMQQVVRRYPSYLPARKTLGMMQFFIGSLPEGYRWFLKLLGLPGSVEAGLLNLRVAAGQPNDFQPEARIMLALVEETYYKKTEQAVQLASSWAIQQPDNLLFSYLAISLNKRQHHTEAALAAYGARPTGAGYLPVAYLHHMAADLLLYQGQYAASERENLQFLREFQGQHYRKDAAFKLYLTAWLRGDKAAAERYRQQIARGGGRTVVEEDTYAQRFYDGRVPLNATLTRARLQIDGGYYSEALATLDTFRPTHQTPLRDQIEAPYRRARAWQGLGRPDSARLLYRRTIAVAGNAPYYFAPQSALQLGYLYQAEGQKSTARAYFQKVLAYPKHEYKNSTDTKAKVALQDLD, encoded by the coding sequence ATGACTGGCTTGGCCTGGCTCCTGAATACGTTCCATCAACTGAGGTGGCCCCTGCTCCTGGGGCCGCTGGCATTACTGTGGCTGCCTTGGCCGGCGGCCGGGGCGGGCCAGGCGGCTGCCGAACGCCAGGCTCCGGCCACTGGAGCCCTTGACCCGTTAACTGGTTTCAACTTCCAGCTGACGCCCGCCGCCCGCCGCGCCTACAGTGAGCTGCTAAAGCTGCGCCCCGCGCCCGCCCGCGCCCTGCTGCTTTCCGAGCAGCAACGCGCCGCCGGCAGCGCCGGCACCCTGCTCGTGGCCGACTGCATTGAGTTCACGGAGCTGATGGTTACGCAGGACGCCCGCCGCTACGAGCCACTTATTGAGGCCCAGGACGAGCGGCTGGCCCAGCTGGAAAAGTCGCCCGAGCAAACGGCGCTACGAGCCTACGCCGCCGCCGAAATCCGCCTGCACCAGGCCGCCGCGCAGGTTGCGTTTCAGCACGAAATTCAGGGGGCATGGAGCATGCGGCAGGCCTACGCGGGCATGCAGCAGGTAGTGCGCCGCTACCCCAGCTACTTGCCGGCCCGCAAAACGCTGGGCATGATGCAGTTTTTCATTGGCTCCCTGCCCGAGGGCTACCGCTGGTTTCTGAAGCTGCTGGGGCTACCGGGCAGCGTGGAGGCCGGCCTGCTGAACCTGCGCGTTGCTGCCGGCCAGCCCAACGACTTTCAGCCCGAAGCCCGCATTATGCTGGCCCTGGTGGAGGAAACCTACTACAAGAAAACCGAGCAGGCCGTGCAGCTGGCCAGCTCGTGGGCCATCCAGCAGCCCGACAACCTGCTGTTCAGCTACCTGGCCATCAGCCTCAACAAGCGCCAGCACCATACCGAGGCAGCGCTGGCCGCCTACGGCGCCCGGCCCACCGGCGCGGGCTACCTGCCCGTAGCCTACCTGCACCACATGGCCGCCGACCTGCTGCTCTACCAAGGTCAGTATGCGGCTTCGGAGCGCGAAAACCTGCAGTTCCTGCGCGAGTTTCAGGGCCAGCACTACCGTAAGGATGCCGCCTTCAAGCTGTACCTGACGGCCTGGCTGCGCGGTGATAAGGCTGCGGCGGAACGCTACCGCCAGCAGATTGCGCGGGGCGGCGGCCGCACGGTGGTGGAGGAAGATACCTACGCCCAGCGCTTCTACGATGGCCGCGTGCCCCTGAACGCCACCCTTACCCGCGCCCGCCTGCAGATTGACGGCGGCTACTACAGCGAGGCCCTGGCCACGCTGGACACCTTCCGCCCCACCCACCAGACGCCCCTGCGCGACCAGATAGAGGCCCCCTACCGCCGGGCCCGCGCCTGGCAGGGCCTCGGCCGCCCCGACTCGGCCCGGCTGCTTTATCGCCGCACTATTGCCGTGGCGGGCAATGCGCCGTACTACTTCGCGCCTCAATCGGCCTTGCAGCTGGGCTACCTGTACCAGGCCGAGGGGCAGAAGAGCACGGCCCGCGCCTACTTCCAAAAAGTGCTGGCCTACCCCAAGCACGAGTACAAGAACAGCACCGACACCAAAGCCAAAGTAGCCCTGCAGGACCTGGACTGA
- a CDS encoding zinc ribbon domain-containing protein: protein MIANPSAETPVASKLEALLNLQRIDSQLDEIRRVRGDLPEEVRDLEDEIAGYEVRVSKFDEEIAGLNEQIKQRKQNAKDAEGLIKKYEDQQQNVRNNREYEAIAKEIELQRLEIQISDKKIKEAQYHIEQKIQDIAGTKQRLEERKKDLDNKKVELDTIVGESEADEKKLMDEREGAAKPVEDRLLTAYTRIRGNVRNGLAVVTVKRDACGGCFNTVPPQRQADIIAHKKIIVCEHCGRVLADVEARIA, encoded by the coding sequence ATGATTGCTAACCCCTCCGCGGAAACCCCGGTTGCCAGTAAGCTGGAAGCCCTCCTGAACCTGCAGCGCATCGATTCGCAGCTTGATGAAATCCGGCGCGTGCGGGGCGACCTGCCCGAAGAGGTGCGTGACTTGGAGGACGAAATTGCGGGCTACGAGGTGCGCGTGAGCAAGTTTGATGAGGAAATTGCCGGCCTCAACGAGCAGATCAAGCAGCGCAAGCAGAACGCCAAAGACGCTGAAGGCCTCATCAAGAAGTATGAGGACCAGCAGCAGAACGTGCGCAACAACCGTGAGTACGAGGCCATTGCCAAGGAAATCGAGCTGCAGCGCCTGGAAATCCAGATTTCCGACAAGAAAATCAAAGAGGCCCAGTACCACATCGAGCAGAAAATCCAGGACATTGCCGGCACCAAGCAGCGCCTGGAAGAGCGCAAGAAGGACCTCGACAACAAGAAGGTAGAGCTGGACACCATCGTGGGCGAAAGTGAAGCCGACGAGAAAAAGCTCATGGATGAGCGCGAAGGCGCCGCCAAGCCCGTTGAGGACCGGCTACTAACGGCTTATACCCGCATCCGCGGCAACGTGCGCAACGGCCTGGCCGTGGTAACGGTGAAGCGCGACGCCTGCGGTGGCTGCTTCAACACAGTGCCGCCCCAGCGTCAGGCCGACATCATCGCCCACAAGAAAATCATTGTATGTGAGCACTGCGGCCGTGTGCTGGCCGATGTAGAAGCCCGCATTGCATAG
- a CDS encoding Nif3-like dinuclear metal center hexameric protein, with protein MPTVQALMRVLEQAAPLAYQESYDNAGLQCGNPAMEVRGVLIALDCTLAVVEEARRRGCNVVVAHHPLIFKPLKRLTGATEVEQTLLLAIRHDIALYAAHTNLDNVLQGVNRKLAEKLGLRSLRILDPKPGLLAKLITYVPPPHTDAVLQALYQAGAGQIGQYSACSFRTSGTGTFTPGAGTNPFIGQPTEPETVAEEQVQVLLPLHLQSAVLRALRQTHPYEEVAYEIVKLENVHQDVGAGMVGELPEPLSPPEFRQRLKAALGVPVVKHTDFEQPIRKVALCGGAGSFLIGKARTAGADAYVTGDLKYHEYFGAEGRLMLCDVGHFESEQFTGEIFRDLLMGNFGSTFAVLIAETLTNPVRYDC; from the coding sequence ATGCCTACCGTCCAAGCCCTCATGCGTGTGCTGGAACAAGCGGCGCCGCTGGCCTACCAGGAAAGCTACGACAACGCCGGGCTGCAGTGCGGCAACCCCGCAATGGAGGTCCGGGGCGTGCTTATTGCCCTGGATTGCACCCTGGCCGTGGTGGAAGAAGCCCGCCGCCGGGGCTGCAACGTGGTGGTAGCCCACCACCCGCTCATCTTCAAGCCGCTCAAGCGCCTCACCGGGGCCACCGAAGTGGAGCAGACCCTGCTGCTGGCCATCCGCCACGACATTGCCCTGTACGCCGCCCACACCAACCTCGACAATGTGCTGCAGGGCGTAAACCGCAAACTGGCCGAAAAGCTGGGCCTCCGAAGTCTGCGCATCCTCGACCCCAAGCCTGGTTTGCTCGCCAAGCTCATCACTTACGTGCCGCCTCCCCACACCGACGCTGTGCTCCAGGCTCTGTACCAGGCCGGGGCCGGGCAGATTGGCCAGTACTCGGCGTGCAGTTTCCGCACCTCCGGTACCGGCACCTTCACGCCCGGCGCGGGCACCAATCCATTTATCGGGCAGCCCACGGAGCCGGAAACCGTGGCCGAGGAGCAGGTGCAGGTACTGCTCCCGCTGCATCTGCAAAGCGCGGTGTTGCGGGCATTACGCCAGACTCACCCCTATGAGGAGGTAGCCTACGAAATCGTGAAGCTTGAAAACGTGCATCAGGACGTGGGCGCGGGTATGGTGGGCGAGTTGCCGGAGCCACTGAGCCCACCCGAGTTCCGCCAGCGCCTGAAGGCGGCTCTGGGGGTGCCTGTGGTCAAGCACACCGACTTTGAGCAGCCCATCCGGAAAGTGGCGCTATGCGGCGGCGCAGGGTCTTTCCTCATTGGTAAAGCCCGCACCGCCGGAGCCGATGCCTACGTGACCGGCGACCTGAAATATCACGAATACTTTGGGGCCGAAGGCCGGCTGATGCTCTGCGACGTGGGCCATTTCGAGAGCGAGCAGTTTACCGGGGAAATCTTCCGGGATTTGCTTATGGGTAACTTTGGGAGTACTTTTGCGGTCTTAATTGCTGAGACCCTCACCAACCCTGTCCGTTATGATTGCTAA
- a CDS encoding uracil-DNA glycosylase family protein: MSFADRLLPFLTEFPPPLPLPDGVQAFSPYQENTPRELLSRFAQQYYSGDQPRVALLGINPGRLGNGRTGIAFTDPVALQDACGIANALPRQREPSSQFVYEVVAALGGPTAFYQDFFLGSLYPLVLLKNGLNYNYYDSPALQTALLPAIRDGLQRQVHEVGLARHAAVCLGRRNALLLHRLNEELQLFRRIEVLDHPRYLMQYKRRQLIENVARYVEVLDDVRR; encoded by the coding sequence ATGTCTTTTGCCGACCGGCTCCTGCCCTTCCTGACCGAATTTCCGCCGCCTCTGCCCCTGCCCGACGGAGTGCAGGCCTTCAGCCCGTACCAGGAAAACACCCCGCGTGAGTTGCTTTCCCGGTTTGCGCAGCAGTATTACTCCGGCGACCAGCCCCGCGTGGCGCTGCTGGGCATCAACCCCGGCCGCCTGGGCAACGGCCGCACCGGCATTGCCTTCACCGACCCGGTAGCGCTGCAGGATGCGTGTGGTATTGCCAACGCGCTACCCCGGCAGCGGGAGCCATCCAGCCAGTTTGTGTATGAAGTGGTGGCGGCGCTAGGCGGCCCGACGGCGTTTTACCAGGACTTTTTCCTGGGCTCCCTCTACCCGCTAGTGCTGCTGAAAAACGGGCTAAACTACAATTACTACGACTCACCCGCCTTGCAAACCGCCCTGCTGCCCGCCATCCGCGACGGGCTGCAGCGGCAGGTGCACGAGGTAGGGCTGGCCCGCCACGCCGCCGTGTGCCTGGGTCGCCGCAACGCCCTGCTCCTGCACCGCCTCAACGAGGAGCTGCAGCTATTCAGGCGCATCGAGGTGCTGGATCACCCGCGCTACCTCATGCAGTACAAGCGCCGCCAGCTAATCGAAAACGTGGCCCGCTACGTGGAAGTGCTGGACGATGTGCGCAGGTGA